Genomic window (Flavobacterium oreochromis):
TCACGACTGTTGGGGAAGAATGGGGCTTCGTTGGATCAACCGTAGTGGTACTCTTATTTGCTGGATTATTACTCCGCATTTTATACTTAGCAGAAAACCAACGTACAAAATTTAGTCGTATTTATGGGTATGGAGTTGCATCCGTATTATTCACTCACTTTTTTGTAAATATAGCTATGGTTATTGGTATCTTCCCTACTATCGGAGTTCCTCTACCTTTCCTATCATATGGAGGTTCTAGTTTATGGGCTTTTACTATCTTACTCTTTATTTTCTTGAAAATGGACGCTAACAAAGTAAATGAGTGGTAATTATTTAAAAACACCACTCTTTATAAGTTTTACTTTTTTCTATAGTCTCTTCCAATTCATTTGAAAGCTTTGGAAAAAAATCAATTCCTGTTAGGTCTTCTATTTCATTAATTGAAACAACGAATTCATAAAGTGGTCGACCTGAATCTTGATGGGGAATTAAAAAAGCAATACTTTTGTATTGAGGGCCTTTTTATTTAATATTATTTTATAAAAATAATCAGGTACTGTAACATTTTCTCTTCCTATATGTTTTAGTTTACCAGATAAAACCCCTCCTGTGATAACATATAATCCATCATATTTTTTTGCCCAATAACGCGTTTTTTGTTCCAAACGATTCCATATTCCTGCATTAAAATTATTTTTTTGAGGTGTAATATTAGAAGTATAAAATGTTTCTTCAAAAGCATTCTTTGAAAACCTTCTATCTCCTGCAGGGCATAAATGTCCACGATCATATCCTGAACGAATATAATTTTTCCAATTAGCAGATCCACTTTTTACCATTGGATCATTTACAAAATAAGGTCTTTTATGATTTATATGTACCACATCTTCACGTTTTAATTGATATGCTACCCATTCAGCTTGTTCATCCTTTTCACTATATGAAAGAGTATAATATTTATGATGTATAACTTGACCTGTTTTCGATGTTGGCAATAAAAAGCTCGAATTATCTTCTTTATTTAGTAAATTATGTACTTCTAATTTCTCTTCCTTTTTACAACTTAAAATTAGAAATTCAAATAATAAAAAAGTAATTAAAAATCGTGTCTTCATATTTTTTAAAATAATATTTGTAAATTTAATAACCCTAAATAAATAAAATAGGACCTAATTCTAAAAAAATCATTATGAACTTAAAATTTATTTATTCAGGAGTATTTATTCTTACATGTTTAGGAATTCAAGCACAAGAAAACATACTATCTGAAACTGAAAAACAATTAATTCTAAAAAAAGAGGATTCTATTTCTAAGGTAAAAGCAAGTGAACTACATGCTCAAAAAATAGCCGAAAAAGAAGCTAAAAAAATAGCAAAAGAAAAGAAAAAGCTCTAAAGGCTGAAAAAGCTGAAAAAGAAGCAGAAGCTGATCGAATTAAAGAAGAACAACGCAAAATAGAGCAATTAGAAAAAGATAAAAAAAGATGGAAAAACAGCTTGAAAAAGCTGAAAAAGAACGAAAAAAAATAGAAGAGGCTAAAAAAGATTTGGCAAAAGCACGAAATAAGCAAGAAAACCTCTACCAAGATATTGAAAAAGAACAAAAAAAATTTGATAAACTTAACCAAAAAGGAAAATTATCCCCAGTAGACATTGAAAAATGGACTAAAAAAATAGAAAAAATGCGTGAAAAAGCAGCTAACCAAGATAAGAAAGTCAAGAAAGCTGAACATGAATTGGAAAAACTATAAAATCATATCCTGATAAGATAATACTACTGAATACCCTTTATCTAAAAAATAAGATGAAGGGTTTTCTTTTGAAATTACTAAAACAAAATCACCTCCCCAAGCCCCCAAACTTTTAACTATCCCTCCAAAATCTGAAAAAAGAATTTCCTGAACAGTTTGTGTCTCCAAAATCTTACTCATTTCCTTTTCATGTAATTCTAATAATTGAGAAAATTCCTCTACTCTATTAGTTTTTAGCACTTCTTGTGTTAATTTATTAACAGTTGACATTACTTCCTGTATATTCCCTGATTTTTTATAATAATTTGCTATTGCAGTACGACTATTTTGCTTTTGATTTAAATAAACAAAATAGAGTTGATTAGTAAAATTAGGATAAAAATCTACTGGAATAACATCAGGTTCTCCCTTTATCAATTGATAGAGAATGGGGGTATTATATTGAGCACAAGCTACGTCATAACCACTCCCTCCAAAACTTTTTATTAATAAGGTGTAAGCATCTATACTTAACCACTGTGCTATATTATTAATAAGAGTAGAAGAAGTCCCTAATCCCCAAAATTTAGGAAAAGTTAGCTTTGTAGACACTTTATACCCAAAGTTAGATTGTAACAATTTTTCATTTAAAAGATAAGCATGATGAAGTATCTCTATTAATGTAGTCTGAATTTTATTGTCAATATATTTTTTTTTATTGAAAACATCATCAAAACTAAAAACACTTTCAAACCAGATACTTCCATCACTATCATAACTAACCCATTCAAATGTGTTAGGTAAACCTTCTTCCACAACCAAATTTTGACCAAATTTAGTAGGTAAAGCTAAAGCCTGTGCACCATCTAAAACTACATATTCACCTGTAATCAAGAGTTTACCATTACTATAAAAAGTTTGTTTCATGCTATTTGATTTTGCTTCACTCTATTAGTTTATAAAACTCTAATTTTTTAATAAATTCATTAAATGGATAATTCTCATTTTTAAAATCATAAATTCCCATAGGATAAAATGTGAAAACTTCATTTATCTCCTTTATTTTCAGAGTGATATAAGAATTCAAGTCATAACATCTGATAAAACTAGTTTCAGAATTAAAAATATTTGAAATCCTATCCTTTCCATATTTATGAATCAAAATCTGAACTTTTAAATAATCAGCTGTTGAACAATCTGCTCCAAGACTACAACCTTTAAAATGAATAATTTCACGTAGAGCTTTATCATATTCTTTCCTTGCGTCATATATGCGAGCTCTCAAGATTTTTATTTCACCCTCAGAAGTTTCCCATGCATTTCCACAAAAACCAAAATCAGAATTTTCAGCTTGATTTAGATAATATAAAGATTGATTGTATTTTCCTTTTTATATCTATTATGTGCCTTTTTCAAATAGTAAAATCCATCTTGTGAAAAAGCAACAGAGGTAAAAAAAAGCAAAACTAGTATCGAAAAGTATTTCATTATTTTCTAATTTCTGCTAAATAGTCCACCACAGCACTATGCGTAACGGTATTTTTTTCGAAGTGTTTCACTACTTGTTTGCGCTCTTCATCGTTTGCATTAAACTGATTTAAAATATTCATTAAGTGCATTTTCATATGCCCTTGTTGAATACCAGTAGTGGTTAAACTGCGTAAAGCGGCAAAATTTTGTGCCAAACCTGCTACGGCAACTACTTGCATTAACTCTTGAGCTGATGGTTTTTCGAGCATTTCAAGTGCAACTTTTACTAACGGATGTAAACTAGTTAATCCTCCTACAGTACCTAACGCTAAAGGGATTTCCATCCAAAACGTGAAAATGCCATTTTCAATTTTAGCATGCGATAGGCTGGAATATTGTCCGTTTTTCGAAGCATAGGCATGAACACCTGCTTCTACCGCTCTAAAATCGTTTCCTGTTGCTATTACCACGGCATCAATTCCGTTCATAATACCCTTGTTATGAGTTACAGCGCGATAGGGTTCAATTTCGGCTATGCGAACGGCTTGCACAAATTTTTCAGCAAATTCATGAGGGTTTTCTATGTGTTTTTCAGCTAATTCTTCTATTTTACAAGAAACCTCTGCGCGTACCAAACAATTAGGAACATAATTAGACAAAATACTCATCACTACTGTGATGTTTTTTTCTTCTTCTGTAAATAATTCAAAAGCTAAGACTTCTTCTTTTAAAGTTTTTGCAAATTGCTCTAAACACGAATTGATAAAATTAGCCCCCATTGAATCTTTGGTTTCAAAAGTGGCATGCAACTGATAATAGTTTTCTAAATCAGCAGTTTTATCACGAAGCGTTATATCTAAAATTCCGCCACCACGTTTTTGCATGTTTTTAGTAATGCTTTCGGTTTCAGTGAAGAATTTTGGTTTAACGGTGTTGAAAAAAGTTGTTAGTTTTTGCTTATCCCCTTTATAAATAAAGTGAACCTGACCAATTTTTTTCAGTATTAACGATGGTTGTTTTAAAACCACCACGCGTTCCCCAAAATTTAGCCGATTTACTTGCAGCAGCCACTACACTACTTTCTTCCACTGCAAAAGGAATAGTATAGTTTTTTCCATTAATTGTAAAATTAGGTGCAACACCTAAAGGCAAGTAAAAGTTGGTTATCGTGTTTTCAATAAACTCATCATGTAATTTTTGCAAACTAGCATCATCATTCCAATATTGTTTGATGATGTTTTTGGCTTCTTGTGTATTTGAAAAATGGGTTTCAACAATCCAATTGATTTTTTCTTCTTTCGATAATTTTGAAAACCCGCTAACTGCTTTAGTCATTATTCTGTGGCTTTGTAATTTTTATAAAGATTCCATATACTTGATAAATTCAAAAACAGATACATTGTTGGATTCCGTATCAATTGAATAAACTATAGTGTAACCTTTAAATATATAGTCTCTGATATTTTCGTTGTCAAAGTAAATTGATTTCTTATAACTGTAAGGGTTTTTTAAATCCTTTTTGATAGATTTTATTAAATCTATTTTAAATTTTCTTGCTGCTTGTGGTTTGTCCTTAGCAATATAGGCAACTTGTTCGTTTAATAATTCATAGAATTCAAAACTAATCTCTATTTTCATATTTAGAAATTGTTTCTTCAAGCATGGAATCAAGTTCGTCTAAAGTGTAGGTTTTAGTTTTTCCACTTTTCAACTTTTCATAGGATTCCTGCACGCGTTTCTTTGTTTTTAAGAATTGTTCGTCCTCTTCAATAATATTGATTTCAGTTTTTGAGAAACTATTCAAGAATTCCATCAATTTTTCTTTGATTCTTGAGTTAAATTCTATTTTTATGGTTTCCATAACAAGTTGCTTTAATGTACAAAAGTAATAAAAACTAAAAATATGGGAGTCAGAACTCCCCTTGAAATGCGTCATTAAATTGCTTTTAACAAAAAAATACATCATTGTTTAGTTTTTTTCACTAAAATTGGGCAATTTTTTACATCAACTAAAAAATGAAAAATAAAATTACGTCCGTTTTAGTACTGTTTTTAGTATCATTTTCAACGATAGCTCAAAAACAAATATCTTTAGAAGAAATATGGTCTGGGGCTTTTAGGACCCAGAGTATGACTGCTTTAGAAGCAATGAAAAACAGTAATCAATACACTGTTTTAGATTTTGATAGAACTTCTAAATCTTCACAAATCAATTTATATGACTTTGCAACCTTAAACAAGGTAAGTACTCTAATTGATAGTAAAGACTTTACTCAATTAGATGGAATTGATTCTTATATTTTTAATAAAGACGAAAAAAAATATTAATTGCTAATAATAGCGATCAAATTTTCCGTCATTCTTTTGTAGCTGATTATTTTATTTATGACACTACATCAAAATCATTAACAAAATTAGCTGACTATAAAGTACAAGAACCTACTTTTTCTCCTGACGGATCTAAAGTAGCGTACGCTTACCAGAATAACTTATATGTGTATGACATTGCTTCAAAAAAGCATACTCAAATTACTACTGATGGTAAAAAAAATAGCATTATTAATGGGGTAACGGATTGGGTATATGAAGAAGAATTTGCTTTTGTAAGAGCTTATGATTGGAATTTAGGTTCTGACAAAATAGGTTTTATTCGTTTTGATGAAACGGATGTACCTCAATTTTCTATGGATTTATACAATGAAGGTTTATACCCTTCACAATCTGTTTTTAAATACCCAAAAGCAGGTGAAAAGAATGCCTTTGTATCTTTACACATCTATGATCTAAAAACAGGAATAACTACAAAAATTAATTTAGATAATTATACTGATTTTTACATTGCTCGCATCAAGTGGACTCATGAAACGAATATATTAAGTGCACAAGTTTTAAATCGCCATCAAAACAATTTAGACTTATTATTCATTGATGGAAATTCAGGAGCAACTAAAGTCGTTCTTAATGAGCAGAACAAAGCATATGTGGATGTTACGGATAATTTAACTTTTCTAAAAGACAATAGTTTTATTTGGACTTCTGAAAAAGATGGTTTTAATCATATTTATCATTATGACAAAATAGGCACATTAAAAAAACAAATAACAAAAGGGCCTTGGGAAGTAACTAATTACTATGGTTTTGATGAAAAAAATGGAATAATTTACTATCAATCAGTTGAAAATGGTTCTATTAACCGTGACGTGTATAGCATAAAGATTGACGGAAGTAATAAAAAACGTTTAACTACTCAAATAGGAACAAATACAGCAACTTTCAGTCCTAACTTCGAATACTTTATTAATTCCTTTTCAAGCGCTAAAAATGCTCCGAAATACACTTTAAATGATTCTAAAACAGGTAAAGAAATTAAAATCATTACTTCTAACGAAAAATTAGAAGAAAAACTAACCTCTTATAATTTACCATTAAAAGATTTTTCTGAATTAATTACAGAAAAGGGATATAAATTAAATACTTGGATGATTAAACCAAAAGATTTTGATCCTAACAAAAAATATCCTGTATTTATGTTTCAATATTCAGGTCCTGGCTCACAACAGGTAGCGAATCAATGGAACAACACAAATGATTATTGGTTCATGATGCTAGCGCAACAAGGTTACATTGTAATTTGTGTAGACGGACGTGGTACAGGTTTTAAAGGATCAGAATTCAAAAAATGCACTTACAAAGAATTAGGAAAATATGAAGTAATAGATCAAATAGATGCAGCTAAAGTAATAGGCAACTATCCATATGTAGATAAAACAAGAATTGGTATATTTGGCTGGTCATTTGGTGGCTTTATGGCATCAAATTGTATTTTTCAAGGAGCTGATGTATTTAAAACTGCTATAGCAGTTGCTCCAGTAACATCTTGGAGGTACTATGACAGTATTTATACTGAACGCTATATGCAAACACCACAAGAAAACGCTACTGGATATGATGCTAATTCGCCTATTACACATGTGAGTAAATTGAAAGGTAACTTTTTATTAATTCACGGCACAGCAGATGATAATGTACATGTGCAAAATACGATGAAAATGATAGAAGCTTTAGTACAAGCCAACAAACAATTTGACTGGGCTATTTACCCTGATAAAAACCACGGCATTTATGGGGGAAAAACACGTTTACAATTATATACTAAAATGACGAATTTTATTAAAGAAAAATTATAGATTAAATAATTTGCTTATCAGATTTTTTAAACTTAGCAAGCATAAAACAATAACCAAAACCAAAATTAAATAAATTTAAAATGAGCGAAACAGTAAAACAAGGACATCCTAAAGGACTGTACTTCTTGTTCTTTACAGAAATGTGGGAACGATTCAGTTACTACGGAATGAGAGCAATTTTCATTCTATTTATGACAAAAATTTTATTAATGAAAGATGCAGAAGCATCTGAAATTTATGGAAGTTATACAGGTCTTGTATATTTAACTCCTCTTTTAGGAGGATATCTTTGTGATAAATTCTTAGGAAACAGAAGAAGTATCATGATTGGTGGTTTATTGATGGCTATTGGTCAGTTTTTCATGTTTTTGAGTGCTACTACAGGAGCTGACGGTGGAGTAGCTTTAATGTGGTTAGGGCTTACTGCTATTATTATTGGTAATGGTTTTTTCAAACCAAATATTTCAACAATGGTAGGTCAGCTTTATCCAGCAAATGACCGTCGTATTGATAGTGCATTTACTATATTTTATATGGGGATTAACTTGGGAGCTTTCTTTTCGCCTTTAGTTTGTGGTTCTATGGATTTCAAATGGGGATTCTTAGCAGCGTGCATTGGTATGGTAATGAGTTTAATTTTCTTTGCTTTATTCCAGAAAAAATTCTTAGTTTCAGAAGAAGGTAAAGAAATAGGTCTTCCTGTTAAACAATTAGACTTAAAAAACATCTTATACATCATAGGTTCTATTGGAATCGTATTCTTCATGCTTAACTTCAAACAATTATTTAGCACTGATACTGATGTTATCGGATATTTCATTTACGGCTCGATGGTTGTTATGCCTTTAATCATCTTAACAGACAAAAGCTTAAGCAATATTGAAAGAAATAGAATCTTAGTAATTTTCATTTTAGCTTTCTTCGTAATCTTTTTCTGGGGTGCTTTTGAACAAGCAGGAGCTTCTTTAACATTATTCGCAGATAGACAAACTAATCGTAACTTATTCGGTTGGGAAATGCCTGCTTC
Coding sequences:
- a CDS encoding DNA/RNA non-specific endonuclease, which gives rise to MKTRFLITFLLFEFLILSCKKEEKLEVHNLLNKEDNSSFLLPTSKTGQVIHHKYYTLSYSEKDEQAEWVAYQLKREDVVHINHKRPYFVNDPMVKSGSANWKNYIRSGYDRGHLCPAGDRRFSKNAFEETFYTSNITPQKNNFNAGIWNRLEQKTRYWAKKYDGLYVITGGVLSGKLKHIGRENVTVPDYFYKIILNKKALNTKVLLF
- a CDS encoding GYDIA family GHMP kinase is translated as MKQTFYSNGKLLITGEYVVLDGAQALALPTKFGQNLVVEEGLPNTFEWVSYDSDGSIWFESVFSFDDVFNKKKYIDNKIQTTLIEILHHAYLLNEKLLQSNFGYKVSTKLTFPKFWGLGTSSTLINNIAQWLSIDAYTLLIKSFGGSGYDVACAQYNTPILYQLIKGEPDVIPVDFYPNFTNQLYFVYLNQKQNSRTAIANYYKKSGNIQEVMSTVNKLTQEVLKTNRVEEFSQLLELHEKEMSKILETQTVQEILFSDFGGIVKSLGAWGGDFVLVISKENPSSYFLDKGYSVVLSYQDMIL
- a CDS encoding type II toxin-antitoxin system RelE/ParE family toxin, yielding MKIEISFEFYELLNEQVAYIAKDKPQAARKFKIDLIKSIKKDLKNPYSYKKSIYFDNENIRDYIFKGYTIVYSIDTESNNVSVFEFIKYMESL
- a CDS encoding peptide MFS transporter encodes the protein MSETVKQGHPKGLYFLFFTEMWERFSYYGMRAIFILFMTKILLMKDAEASEIYGSYTGLVYLTPLLGGYLCDKFLGNRRSIMIGGLLMAIGQFFMFLSATTGADGGVALMWLGLTAIIIGNGFFKPNISTMVGQLYPANDRRIDSAFTIFYMGINLGAFFSPLVCGSMDFKWGFLAACIGMVMSLIFFALFQKKFLVSEEGKEIGLPVKQLDLKNILYIIGSIGIVFFMLNFKQLFSTDTDVIGYFIYGSMVVMPLIILTDKSLSNIERNRILVIFILAFFVIFFWGAFEQAGASLTLFADRQTNRNLFGWEMPASYFQSVNPLAVILLAPVMSIVWGFLYKRNAEPSSPKKMAIGLALVALGYGVIAIAVKGLGMDEKVSMWWLIGLYIIHSIGELCLSPIGLSMVSKLAPLRLSSLLMGTWFLANAAANKFAGTLSALIPPAKDASGKFLPLEDGTIPTADPSFLGFQITNLYEFFMLFIVMTGVAAGILFILSSWLQKMMHEDHKEGIDLSVENR